In Camelina sativa cultivar DH55 chromosome 16, Cs, whole genome shotgun sequence, a single window of DNA contains:
- the LOC104752273 gene encoding suppressor of mec-8 and unc-52 protein homolog 2: MTSSKSHYKEKIARRREEKSEEIDNPKYRDRAKERRENQNPDYDPSELGSFHAVAPPGAVDLRAADALKLSIENSKYLGGDVEHTHLVKGLDYALLNKVRSEIVKKPDGEDDDGKTSAPKEVQHVTFRTTAAKSVYQWIVKPQTIIKSNEMFLPGRMTFVYDMEGGYTHDIPTTLYRSKADCPVPEELVTVNVDGSVLDRIAKIMSYLRLGSSGKVLKKKKKEKDSKGKTSTIANYDEDNTQSKIESGSSVNRSEREDLPPPPPLPPVINHLDLSKKEEEPPVARTDDDDIFVGEGIDYTVPGKDVMQSPISEDMEESPRDKERVPYFTEPAYGPVQPSAGQEWQDMSVYGPTQTQGLAAGYPEEWQDYQYAEQIGYQEQYLQPGMEGYDVQPETDILQDPQLMSQEEKDRGLGSVFKRDDQRLQQLRESDAREKDPTFVSENYSECYPGYQEYNHEVVGSDEEADLSKMDMGGKAKGGLHRWDFETEEEWEKYNEQKEAMPKAAFQFGVKMQDGRKTRKQNRDRDQKLNNELHKINKILTRKKMEKEGGDVASLDAVDVQTPKRSKH, from the exons ATGACTTCCTCAAAATCTCATTACAAGGAGAAGATTGCTCGTCGGAG GGAGGAGAAATCAGAGGAAATCGATAACCCAAAGTACAGAGACCGTGCTAAAGAACGAAGAGAGAATCAAAATCCTGATTATGATCCTTCGGAGCTTGGTTCTTTCCATGCCGTTGCTCCTCCCGGAGCCGTCGATCTCCG TGCTGCTGATGCACTAAAGCTATCTATTGAGAACAGCAAGTATCTTGGAG GTGATGTTGAGCATACCCATTTGGTTAAGGGATTGGATTATGCTCTGTTGAACAAAGTACGAAGCGAAATCGTCAAGAAACctgatggtgaagatgatgatggcaAGACTAg TGCGCCTAAAGAAGTTCAACATGTTACTTTTCGTACCACAGCTGCAAAG TCCGTTTACCAGTGGATTGTTAAGCCTCAAACTATCATCAAGTCTAATGAGATGTTCCTTCCTGGTAGAATGACATTTGTCTATGATATG GAGGGTGGCTATACTCATGACATACCAACCACGTTATATAGGAGTAAAGCTGACTGCCCCGTTCCCGAG GAACTGGTCACAGTCAATGTTGATGGTTCTGTACTAGATCGAATTGCTAAAATCATGTCATACCTTCGCCTTGGATCATCAGGGAAAgttctcaagaagaagaagaaagaaaaagacagtAAAG GAAAGACTTCAACTATTGCTAATTATGATGAAGACAATACTCAATCTAAGATTGAGAGTGGATCTTCTGTGAACAGAAGTGAAAGGGAAGATCTACCTCCTCCTCCGCCATTACCGCCTGTGATCAACCATCTGGATTTgagtaagaaagaagaagaacccccTGTTGCCAGGACAGACGATGATGACATATTTGTTGGTGAAGGCATCGACTACACGGTTCCTGGTAAAGATGTGATGCAGAGTCCTATTTCTGAGGACATGGAAGAATCTCCCAGGGATAAGGAGAGAGTACCTTATTTCACTGAGCCTGCTTATGGTCCGGTGCAGCCATCTGCTGGTCAAGAATGGCAAGACATG aGCGTCTATGGTCCAACGCAAACTCAAGGACTGGCTGCCGGGTATCCTGAAGAGTGGCAGGATTACCAATATGCAGAGCAAATTGGGTATCAAGAGCAGTACCTTCAGCCTGGAATGGAGGGTTACGATGTCCAACCAGAAACAGATATTTTACAAGATCCCCAACTCATGTCTCAGGAAGAGAAAGATAGGGGTTTGGGATCAGTGTTCAAGCGTGATGACCAAAGGCTTCAACAGTTGAGGGAGAGTGACGCACGGGAGAAAGATCCAACTTTTGTATCCGAGAATTATTCAGAGTGTTACCCGGGTTACCAAGAGTACAACCATGAGGTTGTCGGGAGCGATGAAGAAGCTGATTTGTCTAAAATGGACATGGGTGGAAAG GCAAAGGGGGGTTTACATCGATGGGACTTTGAGACAGAAGAGGAATGGGAAAAATATAATGAGCAGAAGGAAGCGATGCCAAAAGCAGCGTTCCAATTTGGGGTAAAGATGCAAGATGGTCGTAAGACGAGGAAGCAGAACCGTGACCGTGACCAGAAGCTCAATAACGAACTTCACAAGATTAATAAGATACTTAcgagaaagaagatggagaaagaggGTGGGGATGTTGCTTCTTTGGATGCCGTCGATGTACAGACTCCCAAGAGATCCAAGCATTGA